In Pseudomonas sp. R76, one genomic interval encodes:
- a CDS encoding acetyl-CoA hydrolase/transferase C-terminal domain-containing protein, protein MVQLCSIEQAVDDVLARLPAHIHMGMPLGLGKPNLFVNALYRRIAKLPERALTIYTALALGRPTMGDGLQKRFLEPFIERVFGDYPELDFLADLHTDSLPANIRVQQFFMQPGSLLHSASAQQDYVSSNYSHAARDINAAGLNLVAQLVASSTEHPDRLSLSCNPDITLDLLPMIEKRREAGETILVVGQVHADLPYMPGDAELGMDAFDYLIDAKDSTTLFSTPNMPVGFQDHFIGLHASTLVRDGGTLQIGIGSMGDALTAALLARQADNEAYRLLLTDLDVYQWAPLISHEGGVAPFARGLYGCSEMFVNGLLVLADAGIIRRKVYPDVATQAQANAGTLDDAAQPDGVSIHGGFFLGPRSFYQRLQEMTHTKRLEFNMTRISYINELYGQEELKRLQRLDARFINSAITVTLLGAGVADQLEDGRVLSGVGGQYNFVAQGHALEGARSILILRSWRESAGEVSSNIVWEYGHCTIPRHLRDIVITEYGIADLRGQTDAKVIEALLNITDSRFQNDLIEQAQKAGKLPKDFQLDPRFADNTPQRLKAIQARHHRLFPEYPLGTDFTDEERDLLRALNWLKSKFKLTEILELGKAALDAPEPEAFPKHLERMRLDKPEGLKEDLYQRLLLAGLQATAH, encoded by the coding sequence ATGGTGCAGTTGTGTTCAATCGAGCAAGCAGTTGACGACGTACTGGCGCGCCTGCCCGCGCATATCCACATGGGCATGCCCCTGGGTTTGGGCAAGCCCAACCTGTTCGTCAACGCGCTGTACCGGCGCATCGCCAAGTTGCCGGAGCGGGCGCTGACGATCTATACCGCGCTGGCCCTGGGCCGCCCGACGATGGGCGATGGTTTGCAGAAACGCTTCCTCGAGCCTTTTATCGAGCGCGTATTCGGTGATTATCCCGAGCTGGACTTCCTTGCCGACCTGCACACAGACAGCCTGCCCGCGAATATCCGCGTACAGCAGTTCTTCATGCAGCCCGGCAGCCTGCTCCACAGCGCGTCGGCGCAGCAGGATTACGTCAGCAGCAATTACAGCCACGCCGCCCGCGACATCAACGCTGCGGGCCTTAATCTGGTGGCGCAGCTGGTGGCCAGCAGTACGGAACATCCGGATCGCCTGAGCCTGAGCTGCAACCCGGACATCACCCTCGACCTGCTGCCGATGATCGAGAAGCGCCGCGAGGCCGGGGAAACCATCCTGGTCGTAGGCCAGGTTCACGCCGATTTGCCCTACATGCCAGGTGACGCCGAGTTGGGCATGGACGCGTTCGATTACCTGATCGACGCAAAGGACAGCACCACGCTGTTCTCCACGCCGAATATGCCCGTTGGTTTCCAGGACCATTTTATCGGCCTGCACGCCAGCACCTTGGTGCGCGATGGCGGCACCTTGCAGATCGGTATTGGTTCGATGGGCGATGCACTGACCGCCGCCTTGCTGGCGCGCCAGGCAGACAACGAAGCCTATCGCCTGTTACTCACCGACCTCGACGTGTATCAGTGGGCGCCCTTAATCAGCCACGAAGGCGGCGTCGCGCCCTTTGCCCGTGGCCTGTATGGCTGCAGTGAGATGTTCGTCAACGGCCTGCTGGTGTTGGCCGACGCCGGCATCATCCGCCGCAAGGTCTACCCGGATGTGGCGACCCAGGCGCAGGCCAACGCCGGCACCCTGGACGACGCCGCGCAGCCCGATGGCGTGTCGATTCATGGCGGTTTCTTCCTCGGTCCGCGCAGTTTTTACCAGCGCTTGCAGGAAATGACTCACACCAAGCGCCTTGAATTCAACATGACCCGCATCAGTTACATCAACGAGCTGTACGGCCAGGAAGAACTCAAACGTTTGCAGCGCCTGGATGCGCGGTTTATCAACAGTGCGATCACCGTGACGTTGCTCGGCGCGGGCGTGGCGGACCAGTTGGAAGATGGGCGTGTGCTCAGTGGTGTCGGCGGGCAGTACAACTTCGTCGCCCAGGGCCACGCGCTGGAAGGCGCGCGTTCGATCCTGATCCTGCGCAGCTGGCGCGAGTCGGCGGGCGAGGTCAGTTCCAATATCGTCTGGGAGTACGGGCACTGCACCATCCCACGGCACCTGCGCGATATCGTCATCACCGAGTACGGGATTGCCGATTTGCGTGGGCAGACGGATGCGAAGGTGATCGAGGCGCTGCTGAATATCACCGACTCGCGCTTCCAGAATGACTTGATCGAACAAGCGCAAAAGGCTGGCAAGCTGCCCAAGGATTTCCAACTGGACCCGCGCTTTGCCGACAATACGCCGCAGCGGCTCAAGGCCATTCAGGCGCGGCATCACCGGTTGTTCCCGGAGTATCCGCTGGGCACTGATTTCACGGATGAGGAAAGGGATCTGTTACGAGCGCTGAACTGGCTCAAGAGCAAGTTCAAGCTGACCGAGATTCTGGAGCTGGGCAAAGCAGCCCTGGATGCGCCGGAGCCGGAGGCGTTTCCCAAGCACCTGG
- a CDS encoding cupin domain-containing protein, producing MDVGERLQSIRKLKGLSQRELAKRAGVTNSTISMIEKNSVSPSISSLRKVLGGIPMSMVEFFSEEILQEKPTQIVYKANELIDISDGAVTMKLVGRAHPSRAIAFLNEIYPPGADTGEEMLTHEGEETGILVEGRLELVVGVETFVLEAGDSYYFESTKPHRFRNPFDVPARLISAATPANF from the coding sequence TTGGACGTCGGCGAACGACTGCAATCCATCCGTAAACTGAAGGGTCTTTCCCAGCGTGAGCTCGCCAAGCGCGCGGGTGTCACCAACAGCACCATTTCGATGATCGAAAAAAACAGTGTCAGCCCCTCGATCAGCTCCTTGCGCAAGGTGCTGGGCGGCATCCCCATGTCCATGGTCGAGTTCTTTTCCGAGGAGATCCTCCAGGAAAAACCGACGCAGATCGTCTATAAAGCCAATGAGCTGATCGACATCTCGGACGGCGCCGTCACCATGAAACTGGTGGGCCGCGCGCACCCGAGCCGGGCGATTGCGTTTCTCAACGAGATTTACCCGCCGGGGGCTGATACCGGCGAAGAAATGCTCACCCACGAAGGCGAGGAAACCGGGATTCTGGTGGAAGGCCGACTGGAATTGGTGGTCGGTGTTGAAACTTTTGTGCTCGAAGCCGGCGATAGCTACTACTTTGAAAGCACCAAGCCGCATCGTTTTCGCAACCCGTTCGACGTGCCGGCGCGACTAATCAGCGCAGCCACACCCGCGAACTTTTGA